A genomic region of Notamacropus eugenii isolate mMacEug1 chromosome 3, mMacEug1.pri_v2, whole genome shotgun sequence contains the following coding sequences:
- the LOC140531201 gene encoding olfactory receptor 2A1/2A42-like — translation MGDNQTIVTEFILLGFFLEPKMKMFLFGLFSILYMLTLFGNSVILGLICLDSRLHTPMYFFISHLAIVDISYASNTVPQLLENNMDPVKPISFAGCLIQTFFFLTFALTECLLLLVMSYDRYVAICHPLRYSVIMNWKVCTGLAIIPWGSAAFLALVNVILILTVPFCGNLEINHFFCELLSILRLACGNIWVNQIMVLITSVLFLLGPFGLVLVSYMHIICAILRIQSGEGRKKAFSTCSSHLCVVGLYFGSGIVMYMIPNSSNPEQQKKILSLFYSFFNPTVNPLIYSLRNAEVKGALKRVLGKESPK, via the coding sequence ATGGGAGACAATCAAACAATAGTGACAGAATTCATTCTGCTGGGATTTTTTCTTGAGCCAAAGATGAAGATGTTTCTCTTTGGGCTTTTCTCTATTCTCTATATGCTTACACTTTTCGGCAATTCAGTGATTTTGGGCCTCATATGCTTGGACTCCCGACTACATACTCCCATGTATTTCTTCATATCACACTTGGCCATTGTTGACATCTCCTATGCCTCAAATACAGTCCCCCAGTTGTTGGAAAACAACATGGATCCAGTCAAGCCAATCTCCTTTGCAGGATGTTTGATTCAAAcctttttctttctaacttttgCTCTCACAGAATGTCTTCTTCTCCTGGTAATGAGCTATGATCGCTATGTGGCAATTTGCCACCCTCTCAGATATTCTGTCATCATGAACTGGAAAGTATGTACTGGACTGGCTATCATACCTTGGGGAAGTGCTGCCTTCCTGGCCCTGGTCAATGTGATTCTCATCTTGACAGTGCCCTTCTGTGGGAACCTAGAAATCAACCACTTTTTCTGTGAACTCCTATCCATACTCAGGTTGGCTTGTGGCAATATCTGGGTCAACCAGATCATGGTTTTAATCACCAGTGTCTTATTTTTACTGGGTCCCTTCGGCTTGGTTCTGGTCTCCTACATGCATATCATCTGTGCCATCCTGAGGATCCAATCTGGGGAAGGACGAAAGAAAGCATTCTCCACCTGCTCCTCCCACCTCTGTGTTGTTGGGCTGTACTTTGGCAGTGGCATTGTCATGTACATGATCCCCAATTCTAGCAATCCTGAGCAGCAGAAGAAAatcctttccttattttatagcttCTTCAATCCTACAGTGAACCCTCTGATTTATAGCCTGAGAAATGCAGAAGTGAAAGGAGCCCTGAAGAGAGTGTTGGGGAAGGAGAGCCCCAAATGA